One Leclercia sp. AS011 genomic window carries:
- the rpsG gene encoding 30S ribosomal protein S7 has protein sequence MPRRRVIGQRKILPDPKFGSELLAKFVNILMVDGKKSTAEAIVYSALETLAQRSGKNELEAFEVALDNVRPTVEVKSRRVGGSTYQVPVEVRPVRRNALAMRWIVEAARKRGDKSMALRLANELSDAADNKGTAVKKREDVHRMAEANKAFAHYRW, from the coding sequence ATGCCACGTCGTCGCGTCATTGGTCAGCGTAAAATTCTTCCAGATCCGAAATTCGGATCAGAACTGCTGGCAAAATTTGTAAATATCCTGATGGTAGATGGTAAAAAATCTACTGCAGAAGCCATCGTATACAGCGCGCTTGAGACCCTGGCTCAGCGTTCTGGTAAAAATGAACTGGAAGCTTTCGAAGTCGCTCTCGACAACGTTCGCCCAACTGTAGAAGTTAAGTCCCGCCGCGTTGGTGGTTCTACTTATCAGGTTCCAGTTGAAGTTCGTCCGGTTCGTCGTAATGCTCTGGCAATGCGTTGGATCGTTGAAGCTGCTCGTAAACGCGGTGATAAATCCATGGCTCTGCGTCTGGCGAACGAACTTTCTGATGCTGCAGACAACAAAGGTACTGCAGTTAAGAAACGTGAAGACGTTCACCGTATGGCAGAAGCCAACAAGGCGTTCGCACACTACCGTTGGTAA
- the fusA gene encoding elongation factor G: MARTTPIARYRNIGISAHIDAGKTTTTERILFYTGVNHKIGEVHDGAATMDWMEQEQERGITITSAATTAFWSGMAKQYEPHRVNIIDTPGHVDFTIEVERSMRVLDGAVMVYCAVGGVQPQSETVWRQANKYKVPRIAFVNKMDRMGANFLKVVGQIKSRLGANPVPLQLAIGAEEGFTGVIDLVKMKAINWNDADQGVTFEYEDIPADMQDLADEWHQNLIESAAEASEDLMEKYLGGEELTEEEIKKALRQRVLNNEIILVTCGSAFKNKGVQAMLDAVVDYLPSPVDVPAINGILDDGKDTPAERHASDEEPFAALAFKIATDPFVGNLTFFRVYSGVVNSGDTILNSVKAARERFGRIVQMHANKREEIKEVRAGDIAAAIGLKDVTTGDTLCNPDHPIILERMEFPEPVISIAVEPKTKADQEKMGLALGRLAKEDPSFRVWTDEESNQTIIAGMGELHLDIIVDRMRREFNVEANVGKPQVAYREAIRQKVSDVEGKHAKQSGGRGQYGHVVIDMYPLEPGSNPKGYEFINDIKGGVIPGEYIPAVDKGIQEQLKSGPLAGYPVVDMGVRLHFGSYHDVDSSELAFKLAASIAFKEGFKKAKPVLLEPIMKVEVETPEENTGDVIGDLSRRRGMLRGQESEVTGVKIHAEVPLSEMFGYATQLRSLTKGRASYTMEFLKYDDAPNNVAQAVIEARGK, from the coding sequence ATGGCTCGTACAACACCCATCGCACGCTACCGTAACATTGGTATCAGTGCGCACATCGACGCCGGTAAAACCACTACCACCGAACGTATTCTGTTCTACACCGGTGTAAACCATAAAATCGGTGAAGTTCATGACGGCGCCGCTACCATGGACTGGATGGAGCAGGAGCAGGAGCGTGGTATTACCATCACCTCCGCAGCGACTACTGCATTCTGGTCTGGTATGGCTAAGCAGTATGAACCGCATCGCGTAAACATCATCGACACCCCAGGGCACGTTGACTTCACCATCGAAGTAGAACGTTCCATGCGTGTTCTTGATGGTGCGGTAATGGTTTACTGCGCAGTTGGTGGTGTTCAGCCGCAGTCTGAAACCGTATGGCGTCAGGCAAACAAATACAAAGTTCCACGCATCGCGTTCGTTAACAAAATGGACCGTATGGGTGCTAACTTCCTGAAAGTTGTTGGTCAGATCAAATCCCGTCTGGGCGCGAACCCTGTTCCGCTGCAGCTGGCAATTGGTGCTGAAGAAGGCTTCACCGGCGTTATCGACCTGGTGAAAATGAAAGCCATCAACTGGAACGATGCAGATCAGGGCGTTACCTTCGAATACGAAGATATCCCTGCTGACATGCAGGATCTGGCTGACGAATGGCACCAGAACCTGATCGAATCTGCAGCAGAAGCTTCAGAAGACCTGATGGAGAAATACCTGGGTGGTGAAGAACTGACTGAAGAAGAGATCAAGAAAGCTCTGCGTCAGCGCGTTCTGAACAACGAAATCATCCTGGTAACCTGTGGTTCTGCGTTCAAGAACAAAGGTGTTCAGGCGATGCTGGATGCGGTAGTTGACTACCTGCCATCCCCGGTAGACGTTCCTGCGATCAACGGTATCCTGGACGACGGTAAAGACACGCCGGCTGAGCGTCACGCAAGTGATGAAGAGCCGTTTGCTGCTCTGGCGTTCAAAATCGCTACCGACCCGTTCGTAGGTAACCTGACGTTCTTCCGCGTGTACTCTGGTGTGGTTAACTCCGGTGACACCATCCTGAACTCCGTGAAAGCTGCACGTGAGCGTTTCGGTCGTATCGTACAGATGCACGCGAACAAACGTGAAGAGATCAAAGAAGTTCGTGCGGGCGACATCGCTGCTGCTATCGGTCTGAAAGACGTGACTACTGGTGACACCCTGTGTAACCCAGATCACCCAATCATTCTGGAGCGCATGGAGTTCCCTGAGCCGGTAATCTCTATCGCCGTTGAACCAAAAACCAAAGCTGACCAGGAAAAAATGGGTCTGGCTCTGGGCCGTCTGGCTAAAGAAGACCCATCATTCCGCGTATGGACTGATGAAGAATCTAACCAGACCATCATCGCTGGTATGGGTGAACTGCACCTCGACATCATCGTTGACCGTATGCGTCGTGAATTCAACGTTGAAGCTAACGTAGGTAAACCTCAGGTTGCTTACCGCGAAGCGATTCGTCAGAAAGTTTCCGATGTTGAAGGTAAACACGCTAAGCAGTCTGGTGGTCGTGGTCAGTATGGTCACGTTGTGATCGACATGTACCCACTGGAGCCGGGCTCTAACCCTAAAGGTTACGAGTTCATCAACGACATTAAAGGTGGTGTGATTCCTGGCGAATACATCCCTGCCGTTGATAAAGGCATCCAGGAGCAGCTGAAGTCTGGTCCACTGGCTGGTTACCCGGTAGTAGACATGGGTGTTCGTCTGCACTTCGGTTCTTACCATGACGTTGACTCCTCTGAACTGGCGTTTAAACTGGCTGCTTCTATCGCCTTTAAAGAAGGCTTTAAGAAAGCGAAACCAGTTCTGCTTGAGCCGATCATGAAGGTTGAAGTAGAAACTCCTGAAGAGAACACCGGTGATGTTATCGGTGACTTGAGCCGTCGTCGCGGTATGCTGCGTGGTCAGGAATCTGAAGTAACTGGCGTTAAGATCCACGCTGAAGTTCCGCTGTCTGAAATGTTCGGATATGCAACTCAGCTGCGTTCTCTGACCAAAGGTCGTGCATCATACACCATGGAATTCCTGAAGTATGATGATGCGCCGAACAACGTTGCTCAGGCCGTAATTGAAGCCCGTGGTAAATAA